Proteins from a single region of Punica granatum isolate Tunisia-2019 chromosome 8, ASM765513v2, whole genome shotgun sequence:
- the LOC116188207 gene encoding pentatricopeptide repeat-containing protein At3g48250, chloroplastic — translation MARAKAIFASLRLASSLLSAQASTTARPLLTDATRLCLDNPHPFFSIGKLFLSTKPTSVLELVQSCNWSAELEAELNDLIPMPNHETAVYVLKKLDGEPAKALDFFNWLCRKDGFKQSSALYSLMLRVLVIKGQMKEFWVLLRKMKERGFYLDEETYLTIAGILKKDKKGTDAMALTHFYNRMIEENGQDAAVKRMVGSVLDNRWSSQVERDLQEMKILLTDNFVIRVLKELRNHPLQALKFFHWVGSCPGFAHSTVTYNAAVRVLARGDSIQEFWSVVEEMKHLNHDLDIDTYVKISRQFQKSKMMHDAVKLYEFMTDGLYKPSVQECSLLLRSLAGKADIELVLRVMRKFESTGQSLSKTIYDGVLRCVTAVGRIDVAEDIIEAMRNSGHQPDSITYSQLIFGLCKLRRLDEACDVLEKMEKEGCLPDIKTWTILIQGHCDANEVDKAFLIFAKMMEKNVDVDADVLDVLVNGFVAQNKIEGACKLITELVHKFHVRPWQATYKHLISKLLAVRKLEEAMDLLREMKRQNHPPFSVPFVEYISKLGTVNDAVEFLKTLSVKEYPSVHTYFNVLQSFFREGRDSEAKDLLYQCPPHIRQHPKMTELFGSTKAPAVANC, via the coding sequence ATGGCTCGGGCCAAGGCAATCTTTGCCTCCCTCAGGCTCGCTAGCTCGCTCCTCTCAGCTCAAGCATCAACAACTGCTCGGCCGCTCCTGACTGACGCAACCCGGCTATGTCTCGATAATCCTCACCCATTTTTTTCTATTGGTAAGCTATTCTTGTCGACAAAGCCAAcctctgtcttagagctcgtGCAGAGCTGCAATTGGTCGGCTGAACTGGAAGCCGAGTTGAACGACTTGATTCCCATGCCGAACCACGAGACTGCTGTTTATGTTTTAAAGAAGCTAGACGGGGAACCAGCGAAGGCCTTGGATTTCTTCAATTGGCTGTGCAGGAAAGATGGGTTTAAGCAGAGCTCCGCTCTCTATAGCTTGATGCTCAGGGTCCTGGTCATTAAGGGGCAGATGAAGGAATTCTGGGTCCTTCTGCGGAAGATGAAGGAGCGAGGATTCTATCTCGATGAGGAGACGTATCTGACAATCGCGGGGATTCTTAAGAAGGACAAGAAGGGTACCGATGCCATGGCTCTGACCCATTTCTACAATCGGATGATCGAAGAGAATGGTCAAGATGCGGCTGTGAAGCGGATGGTCGGTTCTGTGCTGGATAACAGGTGGAGCAGCCAAGTGGAGAGAGATTTGCAAGAGATGAAAATCTTGTTGACGGATAATTTTGTGATTCGGGTCTTGAAGGAGCTGAGGAACCACCCTCTGCAAGCTCTCAAATTTTTCCACTGGGTGGGCTCGTGCCCCGGTTTCGCCCATAGCACTGTCACTTACAATGCTGCCGTGAGAGTTCTTGCCCGGGGGGATTCAATTCAGGAGTTTTGGAGCGTCGTCGAGGAGATGAAGCATTTGAATCATGACCTGGACATTGACACGTACGTAAAGATTTCGAGGCAATTTCAGAAGAGTAAGATGATGCACGATGCGGTGAAGCTTTATGAGTTCATGACGGACGGTCTTTACAAGCCCTCAGTCCAGGAATGCAGCTTGCTACTGAGGAGCCTAGCCGGTAAGGCTGATATAGAATTGGTGCTTAGGGTTATGAGGAAGTTCGAGTCCACGGGGCAGTCCCTCTCTAAGACTATCTACGATGGAGTTCTCCGGTGTGTCACTGCTGTAGGAAGGATCGATGTGGCAGAAGACATCATCGAAGCAATGCGAAATTCGGGCCACCAGCCTGATAGTATTACCTACAGTCAACTCATCTTTGGGCTTTGTAAATTAAGGAGACTAGATGAGGCCTGCGATGTTCttgagaaaatggaaaaagaaggATGCCTCCCCGATATCAAGACTTGGACTATCTTGATTCAAGGCCATTGTGATGCTAATGAAGTTGATAAGGCATTCTTGATTTTTGCAAAGATGATGGAAAAGAATGTTGATGTCGATGCGGATGTGTTGGATGTCTTGGTGAATGGATTTGTTGCTCAGAACAAGATCGAAGGAGCTTGCAAGTTGATCACTGAATTGGTTCACAAATTCCACGTACGGCCTTGGCAGGCGACTTACAAACATCTGATCAGTAAGCTTTTAGCCGTAAGGAAGCTTGAAGAAGCAATGGATCTACTTCGCGAGATGAAGAGACAGAATCACCCACCATTCTCAGTCCCATTCGTGGAGTATATTTCGAAGCTTGGGACTGTTAACGATGCTGTTGAATTCTTGAAGACATTGAGTGTTAAGGAGTACCCATCGGTCCATACTTACTTCAATGTTTTGCAATCTTTCTTCAGGGAAGGCAGAGATTCAGAGGCAAAAGATCTCTTATACCAGTGTCCTCCTCATATTCGTCAACATCCTAAGATGACCGAACTCTTTGGCTCTACAAAGGCTCCTGCAGTCGCTAAttgttga